A genomic stretch from Theobroma cacao cultivar B97-61/B2 chromosome 4, Criollo_cocoa_genome_V2, whole genome shotgun sequence includes:
- the LOC18601346 gene encoding zinc transporter 5: protein MADHHHHHHRPNRLSLPPRATAFTTPTTATSPRSHPLYSYPSITTPTPTPSKHRLSLQSSKAYSSSHPQKKSSFSFLLLLLSLRSLYSLLPFLRSSPPSFSLFPFSFLLSFLSFLLSLSFSLFSNKPPRHHPIFSLSSLSKTQLKLLLSKSFLLSIIFLLRFQALRYCGTAAMILAELSGNLAGRLFSRTDTPKIRSFFSSRFIGFCFLFIGLMLLSLSWDRVDCFPLNKSGFSIYPREGCVRVWPMLLPFLSGLLGCYEKVSMNWGSIRQLGRKRVRLISLFFSTVMLFVPAVVSFFVYESEGGGGGNVSVENLVWPLVNTVVFGVLLSENYSDDHHKLVNPKDFQREFVVTFACTVVLELFYFDELSLLGLLLCGLLLYFAVRELDPDYWSYLELGMESSESFSMSIMKPIRHILSERKSRKIALFLLINTGYMVVEFVAGFMSNSLGLISDACHMLFDCAALAIGLYASYISRLPANNQFNYGRGRFEILSGYANAVFLVLVGALIVLESFERILDPQEISTNSLLTVSIGGLVVNVVGLIFFHEEHHHAHGGSCSHSHSHSHFYSNDHHHQHSHDHESHVEHHNFINVSDGCQGSCSGHEHNHINQHGSNNCHAEDHDIHTECHDHHDHAHDQAYHDWYHNDHHDHGHQHDHAHSHDCAHYHDHHDHRHQYDHKDNHHEHGAGLHSHTHYSESKIHLSLAYSGSKQSQLLSEGKEPQKHQHHHIDHNMEGIFLHVLADTMGSVGVVVSTLLIKYKGWLVADPACSIFISVLIISSVFPLLRNSADILLQRVPRAQEQGLKKAISDVMKTKGVIRIQNLHVWSFTTMDIVGTIHLHISAETDKAATKAQVSHILHDAGIKDLTLQVECVE from the coding sequence ATGGCTGATcaccaccaccatcatcaccgccCCAACCGCCTCTCCCTCCCTCCACGCGCCACCGCTTTCACCACCCCCACGACAGCAACCAGCCCAAGATCTCACCCTTTATATTCCTATCCTTCCATCACAACCCCAACTCCAACTCCCTCTAAACACCGCCTTTCCCTCCAATCTTCCAAGGCCTACTCTTCCTCCCACCCCCAAAAGAAATCCTCCTTTTCATTCCTTCTCCTCCTCCTTTCGCTTCGCTCTCTTTACTCTCTCCTCCCTTTCCTCCGCTCTTCCCCTCCTTCGTTCTCACTCttccctttctctttcctcctttctttcctctcgttcctcctctctctctcattttctctcttctccAATAAACCCCCAAGACACCACccaattttctctctttcctctCTCTCCAAGACCCAGCTCAAACTTTTACTCTCAAAGTCCTTCcttttatcaattattttcCTTCTGAGGTTCCAAGCTCTTAGATACTGTGGTACAGCTGCTATGATCTTAGCTGAACTCTCCGGAAATCTTGCTGGCAGACTGTTTTCCCGCACAGATACCCCGAAAATTAggtcctttttttcttctcggTTTATTGGGTTTTGCTTCTTATTTATTGGGTTAATGTTATTATCTTTAAGTTGGGATAGAGTAGattgttttcctttgaatAAGTCtgggttttcaatttatccTAGAGAAGGTTGTGTTAGAGTTTGGCCTATGTTATTGCCCTTTTTGTCAGGTCTTTTAGGTTGTTATGAGAAGGTTTCGATGAACTGGGGGAGCATTAGGCAGCTTGGTCGAAAAAGGGTTCGGTTgatttcattgtttttctctACGGTGATGCTTTTTGTTCCTGCTGTTGTTAGTTTCTTTGTTTATGAAAGtgaaggaggaggaggaggaaaTGTTTCTGTTGAGAATTTAGTTTGGCCTTTGGTGAATACTGTTGTTTTTGGAGTGCTTTTGAGTGAAAATTATAGTGATGATCATCATAAGTTAGTGAATCCTAAAGATTTTCAAAGGGAGTTTGTGGTTACTTTTGCTTGTACTGTTGTTTTggagttgttttattttgatgaGTTATCTCTTTTGGGATTGTTGTTGTGTGGTTTGTTGTTGTACTTTGCTGTTCGAGAACTGGATCCTGATTATTGGAGTTATCTTGAATTGGGGATGGAATCTTCAGAGTCTTTTAGTATGTCGATAATGAAACCTATTCGGCATATTTTGAGTGAGAGAAAGTCTCGAAAGATTGCATTGTTCTTGTTGATTAATACTGGATATATGGTTGTGGAATTTGTTGCTGGCTTCATGAGTAATAGTCTTGGGTTGATATCGGATGCATGTCACATGTTGTTTGATTGTGCTGCATTGGCTATTGGGCTTTATGCTTCGTATATTTCACGATTGCCTGCTAATAATCAGTTCAATTATGGTAGAGGCAGATTTGAGATTCTATCAGGTTATGCTAATGCAGTTTTCCTGGTTCTAGTTGGGGCATTAATTGTGTTGGAATCCTTTGAGAGGATTTTGGATCCTCAAGAAATATCAACTAACAGTTTATTAACTGTCTCAATTGGAGGGCTTGTTGTCAATGTGGTGGGTTTGATATTCTTTCATGAGGAGCATCATCATGCACATGGTGGATCATGTTCGCATTCACATTCTCATTCTCATTTCTACTCTAATGACCACCATCATCAGCATTCACATGATCATGAAAGTCATGTCGAACACCACAACTTTATAAATGTTTCGGATGGATGCCAAGGATCATGCTCTGGCCATGAACACAATCacattaatcaacatggcaGCAACAATTGCCATGCTGAAGATCACGATATACACACTGAGTGTCATGACCACCATGACCATGCTCATGATCAAGCCTACCATGACTGGTATCATAATGATCACCATGATCATGGACATCAACATGACCATGCTCATAGTCATGACTGTGCCCATTATCATGATCACCATGACCACAGACACCAATATGATCACAAGGATAATCATCATGAGCATGGAGCAGGCTTGCACTCCCATACTCACTATTCAGAATCTAAAATTCATTTATCCTTGGCATATAGTGGATCCAAACAAAGCCAGCTTTTATCTGAAGGGAAGGAACCACAAAAGCACCAACATCACCACATTGACCACAATATGGAAGGAATCTTCTTGCATGTTCTGGCAGACACCATGGGAAGTGTTGGAGTTGTTGTATCTACCCTCTTAATTAAGTACAAAGGATGGCTTGTTGCGGATCCTGCCTGTTCAATATTCATTTCTGTTTTAATTATATCTTCAGTTTTCCCATTACTTAGGAACTCTGCTGATATCTTGCTTCAAAGAGTTCCTAGGGCTCAGGAGCAGGGTTTGAAGAAGGCCATAAGTGATGTTATGAAGACGAAGGGGGTAATTCGTATTCAGAATTTGCATGTATGGAGCTTCACAACGATGGATATTGTAGGGACAATCCACCTTCATATATCAGCGGAAACTGACAAGGCTGCTACTAAAGCACAGGTGTCACACATCTTACATGATGCTGGAATTAAGGATTTGACATTGCAAGTCGAATGTGTTGAGTAA